One window of Helicobacter winghamensis ATCC BAA-430 genomic DNA carries:
- a CDS encoding MnmC family methyltransferase — protein sequence MQILTNDTSVTLYNARFNEAYHNANDGALQETLHKHILPAVALKLDFKKLESKTLNVLDICFGLGFNTLSLYSVLKECGFSGMVRVDSPELEFLENLKEHPYPKELIRAKEVLCVLEKKRAFKEGNFNIKLHLGDAREILKGFLKEIQQGKREKFNVIFQDPFSPLKNHHLWTYEYFKMLYALSSQSVVITTYSHNSCMLYSAFLAGFYAYKVVQKNVRDSVILTKTQDTLKLNLEFVEKVFKIDIEHKIRVNPKLKGLYD from the coding sequence ATGCAAATTCTCACAAATGATACAAGTGTAACGCTTTATAACGCGCGTTTTAATGAAGCTTATCATAATGCAAATGATGGTGCGTTGCAAGAGACGCTCCATAAGCATATTTTACCAGCAGTTGCTCTAAAGTTAGATTTTAAAAAGTTAGAATCTAAAACGCTAAATGTGCTTGATATTTGCTTTGGGCTTGGATTTAATACACTAAGTTTGTATTCCGTGCTTAAAGAGTGTGGATTTAGTGGAATGGTGCGTGTTGATTCCCCGGAATTAGAGTTTTTAGAAAACTTAAAAGAACATCCTTATCCCAAAGAATTAATAAGAGCAAAAGAAGTGTTATGTGTTTTAGAAAAGAAGCGTGCATTTAAGGAAGGGAATTTTAATATTAAGTTGCATTTAGGGGACGCAAGGGAGATTTTAAAAGGTTTTTTAAAAGAGATACAACAAGGTAAAAGAGAAAAGTTTAATGTGATTTTTCAAGATCCTTTTAGCCCTTTAAAAAATCATCATTTATGGACTTATGAGTATTTTAAAATGCTTTATGCGCTAAGTAGTCAAAGCGTGGTAATAACAACTTATAGCCACAATTCTTGTATGTTATATTCTGCATTTTTGGCGGGGTTTTATGCTTATAAGGTGGTGCAAAAAAATGTCCGAGATTCCGTGATTTTAACAAAAACACAAGACACACTAAAGCTAAATTTAGAATTTGTAGAAAAAGTTTTTAAGATTGATATAGAGCATAAGATTAGAGTCAATCCTAAGCTAAAGGGCTTATATGATTAA
- a CDS encoding radical SAM/SPASM domain-containing protein: MSKACKKFEKIFIEITNFCGLDCSFCTPKKEAKVTMPLKLFSKIAQEISPYTKLCALHILGDPLNINPLKDYLDSAQDLNLDITTSGFFLNTHNITLLLTHKNIHQINISLTSALYQRQPVALESYLQKILELCQKHQAMQSEKFINLRLWNLKPNLTAPQRNTRIYEALQKHFNLSSISPLKTRLAYKIHLVGAPFFDWVDTNNLEKQTKGFCYGANKQLGILCDGRVVPCCFDTQGAITLGNLQKQSFINILNSKRRIDLVNHFNNNKRIESFCQACKYPEYLRNKAP, from the coding sequence ATGAGTAAGGCTTGCAAAAAATTTGAAAAAATCTTCATAGAAATCACAAATTTTTGCGGTTTAGATTGTAGTTTTTGCACACCAAAAAAGGAAGCAAAAGTTACAATGCCACTGAAGCTTTTTAGCAAAATTGCACAAGAAATCTCCCCCTATACAAAACTTTGTGCCTTACACATTTTAGGAGATCCTTTAAACATCAATCCCTTAAAAGACTATTTAGATTCCGCGCAAGATTTAAACCTTGATATTACCACAAGTGGTTTTTTTCTAAATACACACAATATTACTCTTTTATTAACACATAAAAATATCCACCAAATCAATATCTCTCTAACAAGCGCACTTTATCAAAGGCAACCCGTAGCATTAGAATCCTATCTCCAAAAAATCCTAGAACTCTGTCAAAAACACCAAGCAATGCAAAGTGAAAAGTTTATTAATCTAAGATTATGGAATCTAAAACCAAATCTCACAGCACCACAGCGCAATACGCGCATTTATGAAGCCTTGCAAAAACATTTTAATCTATCCTCCATATCTCCACTTAAAACACGCCTTGCTTATAAAATCCACTTAGTTGGCGCACCTTTTTTTGACTGGGTAGATACAAACAATCTAGAAAAACAAACAAAAGGATTTTGTTATGGAGCTAACAAACAACTTGGAATCCTTTGCGATGGCAGAGTTGTGCCGTGCTGTTTTGATACCCAAGGTGCTATCACGCTAGGAAATCTACAAAAACAAAGCTTTATAAATATATTAAACTCTAAACGCAGAATAGATTTGGTAAATCATTTTAACAACAACAAACGCATTGAAAGCTTCTGTCAAGCTTGTAAATATCCAGAATACCTTAGAAACAAAGCGCCTTAA
- a CDS encoding MATE family efflux transporter, with protein sequence MAQSAQKSQKSKEELKTLGIPKLFFSYFIPALIAMLALSSYSTIDGIFVGKKLGENALAAIGIAWPIFPVLIAFELLFSVGGATMASYFLGRNKALHARVVFSSVFYFALVTSVIGGIVLYIFSDSIALMLGSSEQLLPFVREYTEVIYLGVFIIVLHPMLDIFAINDKQPVLAMVAMVVGAVSNIVLNYIFLFILELGIASSALATLLGHGIGMCILLQHFLRKRGDLFLVRSFNIYALLNATKNGIPQSSSEVSVSVMMLIFNHTISDIAGDRGLAIYSVIMYVGIIPFTILLSMAQGVQPIASFNYGAKLMGRVIGIFKFGLLFSLAGGIVLYGLFYICSPYLVSWFLPDDIVMRDINLLKDTQDSMRLYFLGYALLGVNIVSAIFFQSIQRTLSSFMITFSYTLVFALLFVVSLPSFYGFIGVMLAYPLGILCATFVTGGIVFYERKKGILNNI encoded by the coding sequence ATGGCGCAATCTGCGCAAAAATCACAAAAATCTAAAGAAGAGTTAAAAACACTTGGAATCCCAAAATTATTTTTTTCTTATTTTATTCCCGCACTTATTGCTATGCTAGCACTCTCAAGCTATTCTACTATTGATGGCATTTTTGTGGGTAAAAAATTAGGTGAAAACGCGCTTGCGGCAATTGGAATTGCTTGGCCTATTTTTCCAGTTCTTATTGCTTTTGAGTTGCTCTTTAGTGTTGGTGGGGCGACAATGGCTTCGTATTTTTTAGGGCGAAATAAAGCCTTGCACGCAAGAGTTGTGTTTAGCTCTGTGTTTTACTTCGCTCTTGTTACAAGTGTGATAGGTGGAATCGTTTTATATATCTTTAGCGATTCTATTGCTTTAATGTTAGGGAGCAGTGAGCAGCTTTTACCTTTTGTTAGAGAATATACAGAAGTGATTTATTTAGGGGTGTTTATTATTGTATTGCACCCTATGCTTGATATTTTTGCTATTAATGATAAACAGCCTGTTTTAGCAATGGTGGCAATGGTGGTGGGGGCGGTTTCTAATATTGTATTAAATTATATTTTTTTATTTATTTTAGAGCTTGGGATTGCAAGCAGCGCTTTAGCTACGCTTTTAGGACACGGCATTGGAATGTGTATTTTGCTACAACATTTTTTACGCAAAAGGGGCGATTTGTTTTTGGTGCGTTCTTTTAATATATACGCGCTTTTAAACGCGACAAAAAATGGAATCCCACAAAGTAGCTCTGAAGTGAGTGTTAGTGTAATGATGTTGATTTTCAACCATACAATTTCAGATATTGCTGGGGATAGGGGATTGGCAATTTATAGTGTGATTATGTATGTTGGAATCATACCTTTTACAATTCTTTTATCAATGGCACAAGGCGTGCAGCCTATTGCTAGCTTTAATTATGGAGCAAAGCTAATGGGACGAGTGATAGGGATTTTTAAATTTGGCTTGCTCTTTAGTTTAGCAGGTGGAATCGTATTGTATGGATTATTTTATATATGCTCTCCATATTTAGTGAGTTGGTTTTTACCAGATGATATTGTAATGCGCGATATAAATTTACTAAAAGATACGCAAGATTCTATGCGGTTATATTTTTTAGGCTACGCACTTTTGGGTGTAAATATTGTAAGTGCGATATTTTTCCAATCTATTCAAAGAACGCTTAGCTCTTTTATGATTACATTTTCTTATACGCTTGTTTTTGCATTGCTCTTTGTGGTGAGTTTGCCAAGTTTTTATGGTTTTATTGGGGTAATGCTTGCGTATCCTTTGGGGATTTTATGCGCGACTTTTGTAACAGGTGGAATTGTGTTTTATGAGCGTAAAAAAGGAATCTTAAATAATATCTAA
- a CDS encoding c-type cytochrome has translation MKEFLALIIVAVITGIIYWGVEPFAHGQMYPEVAPADYTFSDLKPLEVSEGNIANGKELVSTNCTACHSIKSEGLESPFSPEDAVAAYGVLPPDLSSAGLIYEKNFLSNVIKDAAVATKQTHKYDGTHPMPAYNWMSDQEIADMVAYLQSIAPKELTNKEVFIDACGRCHNVRYDKWQADGGVTTYLGAKVPDLSMMIRSRNMEYLHNFINDPQKILPGTAMPRVGLTQNAENQVIAYMESVGDSKKAERESLGYKLVIFMVFMGIIAYLWKRKIWKDVH, from the coding sequence ATGAAAGAATTCTTAGCATTAATTATTGTTGCAGTTATTACAGGAATCATTTATTGGGGTGTAGAGCCTTTCGCACACGGACAAATGTATCCAGAAGTTGCCCCAGCAGACTATACTTTTTCAGATTTAAAACCTCTTGAAGTAAGCGAAGGCAATATCGCAAATGGTAAAGAGTTAGTAAGCACAAACTGCACCGCTTGCCACTCTATTAAAAGTGAAGGATTAGAATCTCCATTTAGCCCAGAAGATGCAGTGGCTGCTTATGGAGTGCTACCACCAGATTTATCTTCTGCAGGATTAATCTATGAGAAAAACTTCCTATCAAATGTGATTAAAGATGCAGCAGTTGCCACAAAACAAACACATAAATATGATGGCACACATCCAATGCCAGCGTATAATTGGATGAGTGATCAAGAAATTGCCGATATGGTTGCATATCTCCAAAGTATCGCCCCAAAAGAGCTTACAAACAAAGAAGTCTTTATCGATGCTTGTGGGCGTTGCCATAATGTGCGTTATGACAAATGGCAAGCAGATGGTGGCGTTACAACTTATTTAGGCGCGAAAGTCCCAGATTTATCAATGATGATTCGTAGTAGAAATATGGAATATCTCCATAATTTCATCAATGACCCACAAAAGATTCTACCCGGCACTGCAATGCCGCGCGTTGGTTTAACACAAAATGCAGAAAATCAAGTGATTGCCTATATGGAATCTGTTGGGGATAGCAAAAAGGCAGAGAGAGAATCTCTAGGTTATAAGCTTGTTATCTTTATGGTATTTATGGGTATTATCGCATACCTATGGAAGCGCAAAATCTGGAAAGATGTGCATTAA
- the secA gene encoding preprotein translocase subunit SecA has translation MILELAKKIFSNKNDRLVGHYRKEIRKINALEEKYQSLSDTELKTAFNTLKQQVQTANNPQSMLNKALYDSFAITREASKRVLNMRHFDVQLIGGIVLHEGKIAEMKTGEGKTLVATLPVCLNAMVGKSVHIVTVNDYLAQRDAELMRPLYEFLGYSVGIILSGNYDETNRLAQYSCDIVYGTNNEFGFDYLRDNMKYDYNQKVQKHHHFAIVDEVDSILIDEARTPLIISGPANRTLDNYKLANEVALKLKEETHYIIDEKNRTIMLTEVGISEAEKLFKIDNLYSVENAILAHHLDQALKANKLFKIDKDYVLRDGEVIIVDEFTGRLSEGRRFSEGLHQALEAKEGVQIKEESQTLADITYQNYFRFYEKLAGMTGTAQTEASEFLQIYNLDVISIPTNIPIQRKDLNDLIYKTEVEKFKALTQKIVELHKNGQPILVGTASIEKSEKLHELLKKERIPHSVLNAKQHAKEAEIIKDAGKKGAVTIATNMAGRGVDIKIDDEVRALGGLYIIGTERHESRRIDNQLRGRSGRQGDPGTSQFYLSLEDSLLRIFGSDKIKNIMDKLGLDEGEHIESKLVTRSVENAQKKVESMHFEARKHLLEYDDVANEQRKAIYRARNELLDPEYNISHKIIENRQDSIKLLLQRCEVFSDDDNLELLCAQAQEDFNIQLNQENLKEYFKNNNNFEAYIEEALIRDYEAKMQHIDPKTRSEIEKLVYLQTLDNLWREHLYVMDNLKTGIGLRGYNQKDPLVEYKKESYNLFVELIEQIKYTAIKMLQKVQLRATDNTEQTKAARQKLANSTKNTQATQPKAPVFKGRPVRNEPCPCGSGKKYKDCCGKSGPKSGELARKA, from the coding sequence ATGATTTTAGAGCTTGCAAAAAAGATTTTTAGCAATAAAAACGATCGCTTAGTAGGACATTATCGTAAGGAAATCCGCAAGATTAATGCTCTTGAAGAGAAGTATCAAAGCCTAAGCGATACAGAGCTTAAAACTGCTTTTAATACGCTAAAACAGCAAGTTCAAACTGCTAATAATCCACAATCTATGCTCAATAAAGCCCTTTATGATTCCTTTGCAATTACAAGAGAAGCAAGCAAAAGAGTGCTAAATATGCGCCATTTTGATGTGCAATTAATAGGTGGTATAGTGCTACACGAAGGCAAAATTGCCGAGATGAAAACCGGAGAGGGAAAAACACTTGTTGCTACACTGCCTGTGTGCCTAAATGCGATGGTAGGCAAAAGCGTGCATATTGTAACTGTTAATGATTACCTAGCACAAAGAGATGCGGAGCTTATGCGCCCACTTTATGAGTTTTTAGGCTATTCTGTTGGAATCATTCTTAGTGGAAATTACGATGAAACAAACCGCCTAGCACAATATTCTTGCGATATTGTTTATGGCACAAACAATGAATTTGGCTTTGATTATTTGCGCGATAATATGAAATACGATTACAACCAAAAAGTGCAAAAACACCATCACTTTGCAATTGTTGATGAAGTGGATTCTATTTTAATTGATGAAGCACGCACGCCTTTAATTATCTCAGGTCCAGCAAATCGCACACTAGATAATTACAAGCTTGCAAATGAAGTTGCTTTAAAACTTAAAGAAGAAACGCATTACATAATTGATGAAAAAAACCGCACGATAATGCTAACTGAAGTCGGAATTAGCGAGGCTGAAAAGCTCTTTAAAATCGACAATCTTTATAGTGTTGAAAATGCAATTTTAGCCCACCATCTTGACCAAGCCCTAAAAGCAAACAAACTTTTTAAAATTGACAAAGACTATGTATTGCGTGATGGAGAAGTTATAATTGTAGATGAATTTACAGGGCGCTTGAGTGAAGGCAGACGCTTTAGCGAAGGTTTGCACCAAGCTTTAGAGGCAAAAGAGGGAGTGCAAATCAAAGAAGAATCCCAAACCCTAGCAGATATTACCTATCAAAACTATTTTAGATTCTATGAAAAACTTGCAGGAATGACAGGAACAGCACAAACCGAAGCAAGCGAGTTTTTACAAATCTACAATCTTGATGTTATTTCTATCCCTACAAATATTCCAATTCAGCGTAAAGATTTAAATGATTTAATCTATAAAACAGAAGTAGAAAAGTTTAAAGCACTCACACAAAAAATAGTAGAATTACATAAAAATGGACAACCCATTCTTGTTGGAACAGCTTCTATTGAAAAGAGTGAGAAACTCCACGAATTGCTTAAAAAAGAGCGGATTCCACATTCTGTTCTTAACGCAAAACAACACGCAAAAGAAGCAGAAATTATTAAAGATGCAGGCAAAAAAGGGGCAGTAACTATTGCTACAAATATGGCAGGACGCGGTGTGGATATTAAAATTGATGATGAAGTGCGCGCATTAGGCGGGCTTTATATCATTGGCACAGAACGCCACGAATCAAGACGCATTGATAATCAATTAAGGGGAAGAAGCGGTAGGCAAGGAGATCCCGGCACAAGTCAATTTTATCTAAGCTTAGAAGATTCCTTGTTGCGCATTTTTGGAAGCGATAAAATTAAAAATATTATGGATAAGCTAGGGCTTGATGAAGGAGAGCATATAGAATCCAAACTTGTAACGCGGTCTGTGGAAAATGCACAAAAAAAGGTAGAGTCTATGCACTTTGAAGCAAGAAAACATTTGCTAGAATATGATGATGTGGCAAATGAGCAAAGAAAAGCAATTTATCGCGCACGCAATGAGCTTTTAGATCCAGAATACAATATCTCCCACAAAATCATTGAAAACCGCCAAGACTCCATTAAACTACTTTTGCAAAGATGTGAAGTTTTTAGCGATGATGATAATCTTGAACTACTTTGCGCCCAAGCACAAGAAGATTTTAATATCCAACTCAACCAAGAAAATTTAAAAGAATACTTTAAAAACAATAATAACTTTGAAGCCTATATTGAAGAAGCTTTAATCCGTGATTATGAAGCAAAAATGCAGCACATTGATCCAAAAACACGCAGCGAGATTGAAAAACTAGTCTATCTTCAAACACTAGATAACCTATGGCGAGAACATTTATATGTAATGGACAATCTAAAAACTGGAATCGGATTGCGCGGATACAACCAAAAAGATCCTTTAGTGGAATACAAAAAAGAAAGCTACAATCTCTTTGTTGAACTTATTGAACAAATTAAATACACAGCAATTAAAATGCTCCAAAAAGTGCAATTAAGAGCAACAGACAATACAGAACAAACTAAAGCCGCGCGCCAAAAGCTTGCCAATTCTACAAAAAATACTCAAGCCACACAGCCAAAAGCACCAGTTTTTAAAGGCAGACCTGTCAGAAATGAACCTTGCCCTTGCGGAAGTGGCAAAAAATACAAAGATTGTTGCGGAAAAAGCGGACCAAAAAGTGGTGAACTAGCAAGAAAAGCATAA
- a CDS encoding aspartate ammonia-lyase: MGTRKEHDFIGELEISDDVYYGVQTFRAVENFHMSGRKLKDYPFFIKAFAQIKKAAALANKEVGVLDAQKADAIIKACDRLIAGEFIDQFVVDMIQGGAGTSTNMNVNEVLTNIALESMGHKKGEYQYLHPNDHTNLGQSTNDTYPSSIKVATHAKLGDLLKAMEELKNELEIKAKDFKDMIKMGRTELEDAVPTTLGNTFNAFATYIKTDIERLTYARSVMETLNMGATAIGTGINCHPDYKNLVEKKLKEITGVEYKPAADLIAATQDTADFVFVSGALKTAAVRLNKIANDMRLMNSGPRCGLGEINLPKMQPGSSIMPGKVNPVICEVVQEACYEVIGNDTTIMLCSERGEFELNAVEPGIAYALFNSLVILENAMKTLAQKAVKHLTANAEACKQSVLNSIGIVTAFNPVLGYEKSASIAKEALQTGKAVGDICLERGYLPKEEIDKILDPKNMLNPQMKKKRDA; the protein is encoded by the coding sequence ATGGGAACTAGAAAAGAGCACGATTTTATCGGTGAGTTAGAAATCTCTGATGATGTCTATTATGGAGTGCAAACTTTTAGAGCTGTGGAAAATTTCCATATGAGTGGAAGGAAGTTGAAGGATTACCCTTTCTTTATTAAGGCATTTGCGCAAATTAAAAAAGCAGCAGCACTTGCAAATAAGGAAGTAGGTGTTTTAGATGCACAAAAGGCAGACGCAATTATAAAAGCGTGCGATAGGCTAATTGCTGGCGAGTTTATTGATCAATTTGTTGTGGATATGATCCAAGGTGGTGCGGGGACTTCTACAAATATGAATGTTAATGAAGTGCTAACAAATATCGCATTAGAGAGTATGGGGCATAAAAAAGGTGAGTATCAATACCTTCACCCAAATGATCATACAAATTTAGGGCAATCTACAAATGATACTTATCCAAGCTCTATTAAAGTAGCGACACACGCGAAATTAGGCGATTTGCTAAAAGCTATGGAAGAGTTGAAAAATGAGCTTGAAATCAAAGCAAAAGATTTTAAAGATATGATTAAAATGGGTAGAACAGAGCTTGAAGATGCTGTTCCTACAACTTTAGGAAATACATTTAATGCGTTTGCTACTTACATTAAGACTGATATTGAGAGATTGACTTATGCAAGAAGCGTGATGGAGACTTTAAATATGGGCGCAACAGCAATTGGAACAGGGATTAACTGCCACCCAGATTATAAGAATCTTGTAGAGAAAAAATTAAAAGAAATTACTGGTGTAGAGTATAAACCAGCAGCGGATTTAATCGCAGCAACGCAAGATACAGCGGATTTTGTTTTTGTAAGTGGTGCATTAAAAACAGCAGCAGTGAGATTAAACAAAATTGCAAATGATATGCGTTTAATGAATTCTGGTCCTAGATGTGGTTTGGGCGAAATTAATTTGCCAAAAATGCAACCGGGAAGTTCTATTATGCCCGGAAAGGTAAATCCTGTAATTTGCGAAGTTGTGCAAGAAGCTTGCTATGAAGTGATTGGAAATGATACAACAATAATGCTTTGCAGTGAAAGAGGGGAGTTTGAGCTTAATGCAGTAGAACCCGGAATTGCTTATGCACTCTTTAATTCTTTAGTGATTTTAGAAAATGCAATGAAAACATTGGCACAAAAAGCAGTAAAACACCTAACTGCAAATGCCGAAGCTTGCAAGCAATCTGTGCTAAATTCTATTGGAATTGTAACTGCATTTAACCCAGTGCTTGGCTATGAAAAATCTGCAAGTATTGCAAAAGAAGCATTGCAAACTGGTAAGGCTGTAGGGGATATTTGTTTGGAGAGAGGGTATTTACCAAAAGAAGAGATTGATAAAATCTTGGATCCTAAAAATATGCTAAATCCACAAATGAAAAAGAAAAGAGACGCTTAA
- the petA gene encoding ubiquinol-cytochrome c reductase iron-sulfur subunit, translating into MAENVNRRDFLGMTLGAVAAVGVGASLVAMKSSWDPLPSVVSAGFTTVDLSSMQEGEYRQVEYRGTPVYVIKKTTAMQKCEQRDVIVGESSFSVGIQICTHLGCIPSYDSNSTEFHCACHGGRFDACGRQVFGPPPSPMVIPPFKIDGTKLVLGEEGPEYLKLIGKA; encoded by the coding sequence ATGGCAGAAAATGTCAATCGTAGAGACTTCCTTGGTATGACTCTAGGGGCTGTTGCAGCTGTTGGTGTTGGCGCATCACTTGTTGCAATGAAGTCTTCTTGGGATCCATTGCCAAGTGTTGTTTCAGCTGGATTTACAACCGTTGATTTAAGCAGTATGCAAGAGGGAGAATATCGTCAAGTAGAATACAGAGGGACACCTGTGTATGTTATTAAAAAAACCACAGCAATGCAAAAATGCGAACAAAGAGATGTGATTGTTGGGGAATCAAGCTTTAGTGTAGGGATTCAAATCTGCACGCACTTAGGCTGTATCCCATCTTATGATTCTAATTCCACAGAATTTCACTGCGCTTGCCACGGAGGACGCTTTGACGCCTGTGGAAGACAAGTTTTTGGACCACCTCCAAGCCCTATGGTGATTCCACCTTTTAAAATTGATGGAACAAAATTAGTGTTAGGCGAAGAAGGACCAGAGTATTTAAAACTCATTGGAAAAGCATAA
- a CDS encoding ABC transporter permease, which produces MLKQSLVAYLVHRYLRFNKAQPFISITAILAFLGVSIGVMVLIVAMALMNGFDKEFERKLFIMNYPITMVSAGFDSPNEELLADLENNFKHLKFSPFIQTQALSKSNDSIEGAAVFGVDFARESAINPVFSEALLATERNFEKRLGETYAPKTFQIIIGKTLQEQFHLHFNSNLLLIFTQFSPTAISLTPTMKRFNVVGVFNSGLVAYDKSYIYTTLDALRTIKTMPQGVYDGIHIYSKNPQKDIIALKEKYPYMHFVGWWEQNGNFFAALELEKRALFIVLMLIILVASLNIISSLLMTVMNRRKEIALLLTMGTSAKEIKKTFLYLGNFIGISGILVGGILAGIILFILANFPIISLPADVYGSDKLPLDLSLIDLASILIGSFIIVFLSSYYPAKKATQIDPLQVLRNE; this is translated from the coding sequence ATGTTAAAGCAAAGTTTAGTTGCCTATCTTGTGCACCGCTATTTACGCTTTAATAAGGCGCAACCTTTCATTTCAATTACCGCAATTTTAGCATTTTTAGGCGTTAGCATTGGCGTTATGGTGCTAATTGTTGCAATGGCTTTAATGAATGGTTTTGATAAAGAATTTGAACGCAAATTATTTATTATGAATTACCCCATAACGATGGTAAGTGCTGGCTTTGATAGCCCAAATGAAGAGCTTTTAGCAGATTTAGAAAATAACTTTAAGCATCTAAAATTTAGCCCTTTTATCCAAACACAAGCCCTATCAAAATCTAATGATAGCATTGAAGGAGCAGCCGTTTTTGGCGTGGATTTTGCGCGAGAGAGTGCAATTAATCCTGTATTTAGTGAAGCCTTGCTTGCCACAGAGCGTAATTTTGAAAAAAGGCTTGGTGAAACCTACGCACCCAAAACTTTTCAAATCATCATAGGCAAAACACTTCAAGAGCAGTTTCACTTACATTTTAACTCTAATTTACTTTTGATTTTTACGCAATTTAGCCCAACAGCAATAAGTCTAACCCCCACAATGAAACGCTTTAATGTCGTGGGAGTGTTTAATTCTGGGCTCGTTGCTTATGATAAAAGCTATATTTACACAACCCTAGACGCCTTACGCACAATCAAAACAATGCCACAAGGCGTGTATGATGGAATCCATATCTACTCTAAAAATCCCCAAAAAGATATTATCGCTTTAAAAGAAAAATATCCTTATATGCATTTTGTCGGCTGGTGGGAACAAAATGGCAATTTCTTTGCAGCTTTAGAACTAGAAAAGCGCGCATTATTTATCGTGCTTATGCTAATTATTCTAGTAGCATCTCTTAATATCATTAGCTCACTTTTGATGACTGTGATGAATCGCAGAAAAGAAATTGCCCTACTTTTAACAATGGGGACAAGCGCAAAAGAAATTAAAAAAACCTTTCTCTATTTAGGCAACTTTATTGGAATTAGTGGAATCCTAGTTGGTGGAATCTTGGCAGGTATCATTCTTTTTATTCTCGCAAACTTTCCTATTATCTCTTTGCCTGCTGATGTTTATGGTAGCGATAAACTCCCTTTAGATTTGTCTTTAATTGACTTAGCCTCTATTCTTATAGGTTCTTTTATTATCGTGTTTTTATCCTCATACTACCCGGCAAAAAAGGCAACGCAAATTGATCCCTTGCAAGTTTTACGCAATGAGTAA
- a CDS encoding cytochrome b, with protein sequence MAQIQKANGIIDWLDQRLAVKPLMKVLMTEYWIPKNINFLWAMGVVLVVLFTLLVVSGLFLLMYYKPDTKLAFDSVNYTIMQEVAYGWFWRHLHAVSASVCFLIIYIHMFVAIYYGSYKNGREMIWVTGMVLFGLFSAEAFSGYMLPWGQMSYWAAAVITNLFGGIPVIGPDLVVWIRGNFIVADATLTRFFMLHVVLLPVVIMLVIAVHFYSLRIPHVNNMYGEEIDFEKEAEKFKAGNKKESKVIPFWPMFLSKDFFVASFFLAILFYLTCYHYSFALDPINFDPADHLKTPPHIYPEWYFLWSYEILRGFFFSADLGLIAFGIANVVFILLPWLDRSKVVAPAHKRPGFMIFFWLLVADMIILTIWGKLPPTGINAYIGFAATIVFLALLFVFLPIITKSEDKKQA encoded by the coding sequence ATGGCGCAAATTCAAAAAGCAAATGGCATTATTGATTGGCTAGATCAAAGACTAGCAGTTAAGCCTTTAATGAAAGTCTTAATGACAGAATATTGGATTCCAAAAAACATCAATTTCTTATGGGCAATGGGTGTTGTTTTGGTTGTTTTATTTACACTTTTAGTAGTTTCTGGGCTATTTTTATTAATGTATTATAAGCCTGATACCAAACTTGCCTTTGATAGTGTAAATTACACGATTATGCAAGAAGTTGCATATGGTTGGTTTTGGCGGCATTTACACGCTGTAAGTGCTTCTGTGTGTTTCTTAATCATTTATATCCATATGTTTGTTGCAATTTATTATGGTTCTTACAAAAATGGGCGTGAGATGATTTGGGTTACAGGAATGGTTCTTTTTGGATTATTCTCCGCAGAAGCATTTAGTGGCTATATGCTACCTTGGGGACAGATGAGCTACTGGGCAGCAGCAGTTATTACAAACCTATTTGGTGGAATCCCTGTAATTGGACCAGATTTAGTAGTTTGGATTCGTGGTAACTTTATCGTTGCTGATGCAACTCTTACAAGATTCTTTATGCTACATGTCGTTTTACTTCCTGTTGTGATTATGCTTGTGATTGCTGTGCATTTTTATTCTTTAAGAATTCCACATGTTAATAATATGTATGGTGAAGAGATTGATTTTGAAAAAGAAGCAGAAAAGTTCAAAGCAGGCAATAAAAAAGAATCTAAAGTAATTCCATTTTGGCCTATGTTCTTATCTAAAGATTTCTTTGTAGCAAGCTTCTTTTTAGCAATTTTATTCTATCTCACTTGCTACCATTATAGCTTTGCACTAGATCCTATCAACTTTGATCCAGCAGATCACTTAAAAACACCGCCACACATTTATCCAGAGTGGTATTTCTTGTGGAGTTATGAGATTTTAAGAGGATTTTTCTTTAGCGCGGATTTAGGGCTTATTGCATTTGGAATTGCTAATGTTGTCTTTATCTTGCTTCCTTGGTTAGATCGTAGCAAAGTCGTAGCACCAGCACATAAACGCCCGGGCTTTATGATTTTCTTTTGGCTATTAGTTGCAGATATGATTATTCTAACAATTTGGGGCAAACTCCCTCCAACAGGTATTAATGCCTACATTGGCTTTGCAGCAACAATTGTATTTTTAGCATTATTATTTGTATTCTTACCAATCATCACTAAAAGTGAAGATAAGAAGCAAGCATAA